In Thalassotalea sp. Sam97, a single window of DNA contains:
- a CDS encoding M17 family metallopeptidase — MSDLLIAGSTGTPLTILNESQYSTWLENQSDFHKNWLTQSQYKGKGLALLPGTDGAIVKALMVVKDTSDYFACGDLINQLPAGQYQLNADVVDHEAIAFGWLMGAYQFDRYKNNDKTLAVLAIDNQTLVDDAIKQFKATSLVRDLVNTPAADMMPQHLSAATKALADEFGAEFSEVVGDELLEQNYPTIHAVGRASCHAPRLLDLRWGADNAPKVTLVGKGVCFDSGGLDVKPAAGMRHMKKDMGGSAHVLGLARLIMAFGLNVRLRVLIPAVENAIAGNALRPGDVVTTRKGLTVEIDNTDAEGRLVLCDALDEAMNDKPDMVIDFATLTGAMRIALGTELPGFFATHDATAHGITAAGLGITDPVWRMPLYQPYRDMLNSDIADMTNCASGPFGGAITAALYLQDFVNEDIDWCHFDIMAFNIRALPGRPKGGEAFGVRAVFKHLKQKYG; from the coding sequence ATGTCTGATCTTCTAATCGCTGGTTCAACTGGCACACCATTAACTATCCTCAATGAATCACAGTATTCAACTTGGTTAGAAAACCAATCGGATTTTCATAAAAACTGGTTAACGCAAAGCCAATATAAAGGCAAAGGTTTAGCGCTACTACCAGGGACTGATGGTGCCATTGTTAAAGCGCTGATGGTGGTAAAAGATACAAGTGATTACTTTGCTTGTGGTGATTTGATTAATCAATTACCGGCAGGGCAGTATCAGCTTAATGCCGATGTCGTTGATCACGAAGCGATTGCCTTTGGTTGGTTAATGGGCGCATATCAGTTTGACCGCTATAAAAACAACGACAAAACATTAGCGGTATTGGCTATTGATAACCAAACGCTTGTGGATGATGCCATCAAACAGTTTAAGGCGACATCATTGGTACGCGATTTAGTGAATACGCCTGCGGCCGATATGATGCCACAACATTTATCTGCTGCGACCAAAGCGTTAGCTGACGAATTCGGCGCAGAGTTCTCAGAAGTTGTGGGTGATGAGTTACTTGAACAAAACTACCCAACCATTCATGCGGTTGGCCGTGCAAGCTGTCATGCCCCACGTTTATTGGACTTACGTTGGGGTGCTGACAATGCACCAAAAGTTACCTTAGTGGGTAAAGGTGTGTGTTTTGACAGTGGTGGTTTAGACGTGAAACCGGCTGCTGGCATGCGTCACATGAAAAAAGACATGGGTGGCTCGGCGCACGTATTAGGTTTAGCACGTTTGATTATGGCATTTGGCTTAAATGTGCGTTTACGCGTACTAATTCCTGCCGTTGAAAATGCCATCGCCGGTAACGCGCTACGCCCAGGTGATGTGGTAACCACCCGCAAAGGCTTAACGGTTGAAATTGATAATACCGATGCAGAAGGGCGTTTGGTGTTATGTGACGCGTTAGATGAAGCGATGAACGACAAGCCTGACATGGTCATTGATTTTGCAACCTTAACAGGTGCTATGCGCATTGCCCTAGGTACCGAATTACCGGGCTTTTTTGCAACCCATGATGCCACCGCCCACGGCATTACGGCTGCAGGCTTAGGCATTACCGATCCGGTATGGCGTATGCCGTTATATCAACCGTATCGTGATATGTTAAACAGTGATATTGCTGATATGACCAACTGCGCAAGTGGCCCATTTGGTGGCGCAATTACCGCAGCGCTTTACTTACAAGACTTTGTTAACGAAGACATTGACTGGTGCCACTTTGATATTATGGCCTTTAATATCCGTGCCTTACCTGGTCGTCCGAAAGGCGGTGAAGCGTTTGGCGTACGTGCTGTATTTAAACACCTTAAGCAAAAATACGGTTGA
- a CDS encoding HlyD family secretion protein: MSDTETNTEQPSQDTSHIKQARSFTLILLLVILLLWGYTLWADRVTPMTDQVRVNGQVIRISPEVSGPISEIHVLDNSLVNVGDTLISINPAPFELAVKTARFELQKAGQSFMADTAAINVAKANEVAARVKVNNAKKNVERNRQLVKKGIISQASMDDAVTELETAQANLEQNKSALEKAKQQSGPRDKDNPAIQVGLTKLDQALLNLSNTKLLAPTNGVITNMDIAVGDFAAAGQPIMTLINTRYLWLTAMVRENSIGHLKQGDSVKIVLESYPGEIFIGTISSIGWGSSGNGNFAVDTGNGLINSPTTGPKAQRFPVNIEFSELPDHVTLRYGGRATVAFYPNKSGIGETLQDFWIWMWSYISYVS, from the coding sequence GTGTCCGATACCGAGACAAACACCGAGCAACCATCGCAAGATACCAGTCATATAAAACAAGCGCGATCATTCACCCTGATTTTATTACTCGTGATTTTATTGTTATGGGGCTATACGCTGTGGGCAGATCGTGTTACGCCAATGACTGACCAAGTGCGAGTCAATGGCCAAGTTATACGTATTAGTCCTGAAGTGTCAGGACCGATATCTGAAATTCATGTTCTGGATAATAGCCTAGTGAATGTTGGTGACACCTTAATTTCTATTAATCCTGCGCCATTTGAACTGGCCGTAAAAACAGCGCGCTTTGAACTGCAAAAGGCGGGCCAGTCATTTATGGCTGATACTGCGGCAATTAATGTTGCCAAAGCCAATGAAGTGGCGGCGCGTGTTAAAGTCAATAATGCCAAAAAAAACGTCGAGCGAAATCGTCAATTGGTTAAAAAAGGCATCATTAGCCAAGCAAGTATGGATGATGCCGTTACCGAATTAGAAACCGCACAAGCAAACCTTGAACAAAACAAATCCGCATTAGAAAAAGCCAAGCAACAATCTGGCCCTCGGGATAAGGACAATCCAGCGATACAAGTTGGTTTGACCAAACTCGATCAAGCGTTGCTCAACCTCAGCAACACCAAGTTACTGGCACCAACCAACGGCGTGATCACTAATATGGATATTGCTGTGGGTGATTTTGCGGCAGCGGGACAGCCGATAATGACCTTGATAAATACCCGTTATTTATGGCTCACGGCCATGGTTAGAGAAAACTCCATCGGTCATTTAAAGCAAGGCGATAGTGTTAAAATCGTTTTAGAGTCTTATCCTGGCGAGATATTTATTGGTACTATTTCATCCATTGGCTGGGGCAGCAGTGGTAACGGTAATTTTGCCGTTGATACCGGGAACGGCCTAATTAACTCGCCAACCACAGGTCCTAAAGCCCAACGTTTTCCCGTTAATATTGAATTTTCAGAGCTACCTGATCACGTTACCTTACGCTACGGTGGCAGAGCAACCGTGGCGTTTTATCCCAACAAAAGTGGCATTGGTGAAACATTGCAAGACTTTTGGATTTGGATGTGGAGCTACATAAGCTATGTTTCGTAG
- the htpG gene encoding molecular chaperone HtpG, translating into MSEQSHKEVHGFQTEVKQLLQLMIHSLYSNKEIFLRELVSNSADAADKLRFKALENANLYDGDGSLRVRVSADKDANTITISDNGIGMTRDEVITNLGTIAKSGTADFFSRLSGDQASDSQLIGQFGVGFYSAFIVADKVVVRTRAAGAGASEAVEWTSAGEGDFSVENIEKSSRGTDIILFLKEEEQEFLDDWRLKSIVTKYSDHISIPVEMLTPAVDAQDEEKDEEGNVIRPAIEAKPAEWQSVNKAEALWTREKADITDEEYQEFYKHVSHDFQEPLLWAHNKVEGTNEYTSLLYVPSKAPFDLYNRERQHGLKLYVQRVFIMDDAEQFMPTYLRFVKGLLDSNDLPLNVSREILQDNKVTQAMRKGCTKRVLGMLDKLGKKDAEKYQGFWDEFGQVLKEGPAEDMANKEAIAKLLRFSSTHTDSSVQNVSLTDYIERMQEGQDKIYYVVADSFAAAKNSPHLEVFRKKGIEVLLMSDRIDEWLMSHLTDFDGKQFASVTRGDLDLGDLDDAETKEAQEKLEKEFDSVITRIKGSLGEKVKDVRITHRLTDSPACIVTDEHDMSSQMIKLMQSVGQEVPESKPIFEINAEHELVKHIADEQDDDKFAEWTDVLFEQATLAERGSLKDPASFVGKLNKLMLSLTK; encoded by the coding sequence ATGTCTGAACAAAGTCATAAAGAAGTTCATGGTTTTCAAACGGAAGTAAAACAACTTCTGCAATTAATGATCCACTCGTTATACAGCAATAAGGAAATTTTCCTAAGAGAGTTAGTTTCAAACTCGGCTGATGCGGCGGACAAATTACGTTTTAAAGCATTAGAAAATGCCAACTTATACGATGGCGATGGTAGCCTACGAGTACGTGTGTCAGCTGACAAAGACGCCAATACCATTACCATTTCTGATAACGGTATTGGTATGACCCGTGATGAGGTGATCACTAACTTAGGTACGATTGCTAAATCAGGTACAGCAGATTTCTTCTCGCGTTTATCTGGTGATCAAGCATCTGATTCACAATTAATCGGTCAATTTGGTGTCGGTTTTTATTCTGCATTTATCGTTGCCGATAAAGTTGTGGTGCGTACTCGTGCTGCTGGCGCAGGAGCGAGTGAAGCGGTTGAGTGGACTTCAGCCGGTGAAGGTGACTTCTCTGTTGAAAACATTGAAAAATCAAGCCGTGGTACTGACATCATCTTATTCTTAAAAGAAGAAGAGCAAGAATTCTTAGACGATTGGCGCTTAAAGTCGATTGTGACCAAATACTCTGATCATATTTCTATTCCAGTTGAAATGCTTACGCCTGCGGTTGACGCACAAGACGAAGAGAAAGATGAAGAAGGCAACGTTATTCGCCCTGCAATTGAAGCAAAACCAGCTGAATGGCAAAGCGTAAACAAAGCTGAAGCACTATGGACTCGTGAAAAAGCCGATATCACAGATGAAGAATACCAAGAGTTCTACAAGCACGTATCGCACGACTTCCAAGAGCCGCTATTATGGGCGCACAATAAAGTAGAAGGTACCAACGAGTACACCTCACTACTTTACGTACCAAGCAAGGCACCATTTGATTTATATAATCGCGAGCGTCAACATGGCTTAAAATTATACGTACAACGCGTGTTTATCATGGATGACGCTGAGCAGTTTATGCCAACGTACCTGCGCTTTGTGAAAGGTTTGCTTGATTCAAACGACTTACCATTAAACGTATCACGTGAAATCTTACAAGATAATAAAGTCACCCAAGCAATGCGTAAAGGTTGTACGAAACGAGTACTTGGTATGCTTGATAAACTTGGCAAGAAAGACGCTGAAAAATACCAAGGCTTCTGGGATGAATTTGGCCAAGTGCTAAAAGAAGGCCCTGCGGAAGATATGGCCAATAAAGAAGCCATTGCCAAACTGTTGCGCTTTAGCTCAACACACACCGACTCTAGCGTGCAAAATGTGTCATTAACTGACTACATTGAGCGCATGCAAGAAGGCCAAGATAAGATTTACTACGTGGTTGCTGATAGCTTTGCTGCGGCGAAAAACAGCCCGCACCTTGAAGTGTTCCGCAAGAAGGGCATCGAAGTTCTGCTAATGAGCGATCGCATTGACGAGTGGTTAATGAGTCACTTAACGGATTTCGATGGTAAGCAATTTGCCTCTGTTACCCGCGGTGACTTGGATTTAGGCGATCTAGATGATGCCGAAACCAAAGAAGCCCAAGAAAAACTTGAGAAAGAGTTTGATTCGGTGATCACTCGCATTAAAGGCAGCTTAGGCGAAAAAGTGAAAGATGTGCGTATTACTCATCGTTTAACGGATTCACCTGCATGTATCGTTACCGACGAGCACGATATGAGCTCGCAGATGATTAAGCTGATGCAATCGGTTGGCCAAGAAGTACCTGAGTCTAAACCTATTTTTGAAATCAACGCCGAGCATGAGTTAGTTAAACACATTGCTGACGAGCAAGACGATGACAAATTTGCAGAATGGACTGACGTATTATTTGAGCAAGCGACATTAGCCGAGCGTGGTAGCTTGAAAGATCCAGCATCATTTGTTGGCAAGTTAAACAAGTTGATGCTAAGCCTGACTAAGTAA
- a CDS encoding GntP family permease, which yields MDFSMDIGANFGILGLIASLVLLTILVFRGMDLLIAAPICALLVALTNGLPIFQSADIEKAANFSDSYLNGFSGFLGVWYLVFLTGALYGKLMEYSGGASAIAYWIIHKIGIKRCVTAVVLATGILTYGGVSAFIAAFAVYPLAANLFQQANLPHRFIPAALALGSVTFTMTSAGSMEIQNWLPAPYLGTTPYAAWEVSLVTALVMAVLGIVWLNKMIRSASANGEVFSLPEGSILASLDEASDDNKPLSPAIAFASLLAVFVTAFMYHEEYKNNALVIALLAGCLVLAVGYWSQVKTHLKAVAGEGALGALIAGANTSAVVGFGTVVKATPAFAIAVDVVTGIPGSPLVSAAIAVTLIAAITGSASGGQSIALPILGPIYLDAGANPEHLHRTISLSSGVLDSMPHNGYVVTLVRAICGESHNTAYLALAKMTMVVPLICTIGAIWALA from the coding sequence ATGGATTTTAGCATGGATATCGGCGCTAACTTTGGTATTTTGGGGCTTATCGCTTCGTTGGTTTTACTGACGATTTTAGTCTTTCGCGGCATGGATCTGCTGATTGCGGCGCCCATTTGTGCCTTATTAGTGGCACTGACTAACGGCCTGCCGATATTTCAAAGCGCGGATATTGAAAAAGCGGCAAACTTTTCCGATAGCTACCTTAACGGCTTTAGCGGCTTTTTAGGCGTATGGTACTTAGTCTTTTTAACGGGCGCTTTGTATGGCAAGTTAATGGAATACTCTGGTGGTGCAAGTGCGATTGCCTATTGGATTATTCATAAAATCGGCATCAAACGCTGTGTTACAGCGGTGGTGTTGGCAACCGGTATTTTAACTTACGGTGGTGTCAGCGCCTTTATTGCCGCATTTGCGGTATATCCGCTTGCCGCTAACTTGTTTCAACAAGCCAATTTACCGCATCGCTTTATTCCCGCGGCACTTGCGCTTGGCTCGGTCACCTTCACCATGACCAGCGCTGGCTCTATGGAAATTCAAAACTGGCTACCTGCTCCTTACTTGGGAACAACGCCTTATGCGGCATGGGAAGTGAGCTTAGTCACCGCTTTGGTTATGGCTGTATTGGGTATTGTTTGGTTAAACAAAATGATCCGCTCAGCGTCCGCTAATGGTGAGGTATTTAGCTTACCTGAAGGCTCTATTTTAGCATCGCTCGATGAGGCCAGTGACGATAACAAACCGCTCAGTCCAGCGATCGCATTTGCGTCATTGCTGGCGGTGTTTGTCACTGCCTTTATGTATCATGAGGAGTACAAAAATAATGCCTTAGTAATCGCCTTATTAGCCGGTTGTTTGGTGCTGGCGGTAGGTTATTGGTCACAGGTGAAGACGCACTTGAAAGCCGTTGCGGGCGAGGGCGCGCTTGGGGCCTTGATTGCTGGTGCGAATACCTCGGCTGTCGTCGGCTTTGGCACCGTCGTAAAAGCAACCCCTGCATTTGCCATTGCTGTTGATGTTGTTACCGGTATTCCCGGCTCGCCATTGGTGTCGGCGGCGATAGCGGTAACGCTCATTGCGGCGATTACTGGTTCAGCCAGCGGTGGGCAGAGTATTGCCTTACCTATTTTAGGGCCAATATATTTGGATGCTGGCGCGAATCCTGAGCATTTGCACCGCACCATATCGTTATCATCCGGTGTGCTTGATTCGATGCCGCACAATGGTTACGTGGTTACCTTAGTTCGGGCTATTTGTGGTGAGTCGCACAATACGGCGTATTTGGCGTTAGCGAAAATGACCATGGTGGTGCCGCTTATTTGTACCATTGGCGCTATTTGGGCACTGGCTTGA
- a CDS encoding VOC family protein, whose translation MKMNHVGIMVGDMDKAVEFYTNVLGLRVVMGNTKVVEERESAIGRMCIAVFGEGFKGFNIAHLVTTDGIGVELFEMKDRQDRHVVDFSRLGIFHFCLQTDDFETVMRKTEEFGGKVRMDVMRYHPEDDTKPAKMVYLEDPFGNLFELYSHTYEETYATDYE comes from the coding sequence ATGAAAATGAATCATGTTGGTATCATGGTTGGTGATATGGATAAAGCGGTTGAGTTCTACACCAATGTGCTTGGCCTTAGAGTAGTTATGGGTAACACCAAAGTTGTTGAAGAGCGTGAAAGTGCTATCGGCCGTATGTGTATCGCCGTATTCGGTGAAGGCTTTAAAGGCTTCAATATTGCTCACTTAGTAACAACGGATGGTATCGGTGTTGAGCTTTTTGAAATGAAAGACCGTCAAGACCGTCACGTGGTTGATTTTAGCCGCTTAGGTATTTTCCACTTCTGTTTGCAAACGGATGATTTTGAAACCGTAATGCGTAAGACGGAAGAGTTCGGTGGCAAAGTGCGTATGGATGTGATGCGTTATCACCCAGAAGACGATACAAAGCCAGCAAAAATGGTTTATTTAGAAGACCCATTTGGTAACTTGTTCGAGCTTTACTCGCACACTTACGAAGAAACGTACGCGACAGACTACGAGTAA
- the recR gene encoding recombination mediator RecR — protein sequence MKLSPMVQDLIDALKCLPGIGPKSAQRMAFHLLERNRIGGSKLATALAIAMEDIGHCKGCRTFTEKEYCDICQSPKRAEKRVLCVVESPSDIIAIEQTGEFTGRYFVLMGHLSPIDGIGPEQLGLDILERHLQSGQFDEMILATNPTVEGEATAHFIADTAKRYDIQASRIAHGVPVGGELEYVDGNTLSHAFSGRKVI from the coding sequence ATGAAGTTAAGCCCAATGGTTCAAGATCTGATTGATGCCTTAAAATGTTTACCTGGCATTGGTCCAAAGTCCGCACAACGTATGGCATTTCATTTACTTGAACGTAACCGCATTGGCGGCAGTAAATTAGCCACGGCGTTGGCCATTGCGATGGAAGATATTGGCCATTGTAAAGGTTGTCGAACCTTTACCGAAAAAGAGTACTGCGATATTTGTCAAAGTCCTAAGCGAGCTGAAAAGCGCGTGTTATGTGTGGTTGAATCACCATCGGATATTATTGCTATAGAGCAAACCGGTGAATTTACTGGTCGTTATTTTGTCTTGATGGGGCATTTATCGCCTATTGATGGTATTGGTCCAGAGCAGCTGGGTTTAGATATTTTAGAACGTCATCTGCAATCAGGTCAGTTTGATGAAATGATTCTAGCAACTAACCCAACGGTTGAAGGGGAAGCAACCGCGCACTTTATTGCCGATACGGCGAAACGCTACGATATTCAAGCATCGCGTATTGCTCATGGTGTCCCTGTGGGTGGCGAGCTGGAATACGTTGACGGTAATACGTTGTCACACGCATTTTCAGGCCGTAAAGTTATTTAA
- a CDS encoding DUF2955 domain-containing protein, producing the protein MFRSAANPLIRVALFPVLLLFWQHVFGTDLPLLAPAMCAVFLTTTHQPPPFIMVVLMAAVLSVTAWLQVAIDNRFADYPHLYYLTLFAVFYWCMERTKKNPQDVFAILLIVSTAMIATFSRQQGMNVGDIPQALWSNIWVGGFVAYLAYWLFPDGTPLAPQKASPTSNVQYLFDWQIFVKALVLLVVLVVCMNFELEQTTIITVVVGLIIKDVDPVVGHDYGARRFLATFASVLYAIPTLIACILQVNLIGTLGITLVSAMYMGIHAQQKQASYNSIQLMYTSFVVLIFYPVTATSISALADNTERFASILLAVIIGWLTLLMLSSRNSLIKADRDNSN; encoded by the coding sequence ATGTTTCGTAGTGCCGCCAACCCACTCATAAGAGTTGCACTATTTCCGGTATTACTGCTATTTTGGCAGCACGTTTTTGGTACCGACTTACCACTGCTTGCGCCAGCTATGTGCGCGGTATTTTTAACCACAACACATCAGCCTCCGCCGTTTATTATGGTGGTATTGATGGCGGCTGTGTTATCTGTCACCGCGTGGCTACAAGTCGCTATCGATAATCGGTTTGCTGACTACCCGCACCTGTACTATCTGACCTTATTCGCCGTGTTTTATTGGTGCATGGAACGCACTAAGAAAAACCCACAAGATGTCTTTGCTATTTTGCTTATCGTCTCTACCGCGATGATTGCCACCTTTTCTCGACAGCAAGGTATGAATGTCGGTGATATTCCACAAGCGCTATGGAGCAATATCTGGGTGGGTGGCTTTGTCGCGTACCTTGCCTATTGGCTATTTCCCGATGGCACGCCTCTCGCACCACAAAAAGCTTCGCCAACGTCAAATGTGCAATACCTATTTGACTGGCAAATATTCGTTAAAGCGCTGGTGCTATTGGTGGTTTTAGTGGTGTGTATGAATTTCGAGCTAGAGCAAACCACCATTATTACCGTTGTCGTTGGTCTTATCATTAAAGACGTCGACCCGGTGGTTGGCCATGATTACGGCGCACGGCGATTTTTGGCGACATTTGCCAGTGTGTTGTACGCCATTCCAACGCTTATCGCCTGTATTTTACAAGTAAACCTTATAGGTACACTAGGCATCACCTTAGTCAGCGCCATGTATATGGGCATTCACGCCCAGCAAAAACAAGCGAGCTATAACTCGATTCAACTGATGTACACCAGTTTTGTGGTGTTGATTTTTTATCCCGTGACAGCAACCAGCATCAGCGCACTTGCTGACAACACAGAGCGATTCGCCTCTATATTGCTCGCCGTCATCATAGGTTGGTTAACCCTACTCATGTTATCCAGCCGTAACAGCCTGATAAAAGCTGATCGGGACAACTCAAATTGA